From a single Collimonas pratensis genomic region:
- a CDS encoding M15 family metallopeptidase, which yields MRLSMLCRLPLLALPLLMGLVPPAHAQLAGTGLDSRQCELVKQRVLQPGAPVDCAQLQVVRFAYVDFDKVRHDDGEIMVMAAVVPQVKALFDELLKRGFPLAQARLMEHYQGNDDASMADNNTSAFNDRPITGGKAISLHAYGLAIDINPLQNPYVRRDAQGRPIYSPPDGQVYGQRMASRAGSSEQVVELFAQHGFLIWGGDWKKPIDYQHFQVSRSMAERLAKLPLPQARQLFGHSVVAYRACRSGHGGKPNDRKTCAAAAG from the coding sequence ATGAGATTGTCGATGCTGTGCCGGTTGCCGCTCCTGGCATTGCCGCTGCTGATGGGGCTGGTGCCGCCAGCCCATGCGCAGCTTGCCGGCACGGGCCTGGATAGCCGGCAGTGCGAGCTGGTCAAGCAACGCGTCCTGCAGCCCGGCGCGCCGGTTGATTGCGCGCAATTGCAGGTGGTGCGCTTTGCCTATGTTGACTTTGACAAGGTACGGCATGATGACGGTGAAATCATGGTCATGGCGGCCGTCGTGCCGCAGGTAAAGGCGCTGTTCGACGAACTGCTTAAGCGCGGTTTCCCGCTTGCACAGGCGCGCCTGATGGAGCATTATCAAGGCAACGACGACGCATCGATGGCGGACAACAATACCTCCGCCTTCAACGACAGGCCGATCACCGGCGGCAAGGCGATTTCCTTGCATGCCTACGGTTTGGCGATCGATATCAATCCTTTGCAAAATCCGTATGTGCGGCGCGATGCGCAAGGCCGGCCGATCTATAGTCCGCCGGACGGACAGGTTTACGGCCAGCGCATGGCCAGCCGCGCCGGCAGCAGCGAACAAGTGGTGGAACTATTCGCCCAGCATGGCTTTCTGATCTGGGGTGGGGACTGGAAAAAGCCGATCGATTACCAGCATTTCCAGGTCAGCCGCAGTATGGCTGAACGGCTCGCAAAACTGCCGCTGCCACAGGCGCGCCAGTTGTTTGGACATTCTGTCGTGGCCTACCGCGCCTGCCGCAGCGGCCATGGCGGCAAGCCGAACGACAGGAAAACCTGCGCCGCTGCCGCGGGGTGA
- a CDS encoding patatin-like phospholipase family protein: MSNKTTSKSPIRTTSKADSTTPRVALVLQGGGALGAYQAGVYHAMHENGLTPDWVVGTSIGAINAAIIAGNDRDLRLSRLKEFWEQVGHGDLTDLSKVPDAMRQFNTWWTTTDVTTRGVPGFFSPRSLNPFSVGMPVQPEQASFYDTTPLAETLARLVDFDYLNSPGGMRLTVSAMRVACGSLVNFDSQERKIGVEHIMASGALPPGFAPVRIDGDLYWDGGLYSNTPLEVVLDDESKTDVDGNTLCVMVDLWSADGPEPTTLDQITNRQKDVTFASRSERHIENYLRMYQLRRAAQALYDKLPPALRKKSDLKEFEGLSDNSTIHIVRLRYSGHDWNMPSKDINFSRGSIEWRWEQGYADAMHAAERIKANGDTFGSSDAGLVVHELVMPPLS; this comes from the coding sequence ATGAGTAATAAGACCACTTCCAAGTCACCAATACGCACCACCAGCAAAGCTGATTCGACCACGCCGCGGGTAGCGCTGGTATTGCAGGGAGGCGGTGCGCTGGGCGCTTATCAGGCCGGTGTTTATCACGCGATGCATGAGAATGGCCTGACGCCGGATTGGGTAGTGGGTACCTCGATTGGCGCCATCAATGCCGCGATCATTGCCGGCAACGACCGCGATCTGCGGCTCTCGCGCCTGAAGGAGTTCTGGGAACAGGTCGGCCACGGCGACTTGACGGATTTGAGCAAAGTGCCGGATGCCATGCGCCAGTTCAACACCTGGTGGACCACTACCGATGTCACCACCCGTGGCGTGCCGGGATTTTTCTCGCCGCGCTCGCTGAATCCTTTCTCGGTGGGCATGCCGGTGCAGCCGGAACAAGCCAGTTTCTACGACACCACGCCACTGGCCGAGACGCTGGCGCGGCTGGTGGATTTCGACTACCTGAACAGCCCCGGCGGCATGCGCCTGACTGTCAGCGCCATGCGCGTGGCTTGCGGCAGCCTGGTCAATTTCGATTCGCAGGAACGGAAGATCGGCGTCGAGCACATCATGGCCAGCGGCGCCTTGCCGCCCGGTTTCGCACCGGTGCGCATCGACGGCGACCTGTACTGGGACGGCGGCCTGTATTCGAATACGCCGTTGGAAGTGGTGCTGGACGATGAGTCCAAGACTGACGTCGACGGCAACACCCTGTGCGTGATGGTGGATTTGTGGAGCGCCGACGGTCCCGAGCCGACCACGCTGGACCAGATCACCAATCGCCAGAAAGACGTGACCTTTGCCTCGCGCTCGGAACGCCATATCGAAAATTACCTGCGCATGTATCAATTGCGGCGTGCCGCCCAGGCGCTGTACGACAAGCTGCCGCCGGCCTTGCGCAAGAAGTCCGACCTCAAGGAATTCGAAGGCTTGTCGGACAACAGCACGATCCATATCGTTCGTTTGCGCTACAGCGGCCACGATTGGAACATGCCGTCCAAGGACATCAATTTTTCACGTGGTTCGATCGAGTGGCGCTGGGAGCAAGGTTACGCCGATGCCATGCACGCCGCCGAGCGGATCAAAGCCAATGGCGATACTTTCGGCAGTTCCGATGCCGGCCTGGTGGTGCATGAACTGGTCATGCCGCCGTTGAGCTGA
- a CDS encoding type II toxin-antitoxin system HicB family antitoxin, with product MSDKILSHKNYSGSIEVSLEDGCLHGEILFINDLVSYESETVGGLQAVFEEAVDSYLDKCRREGLEPDKACSGTFNVRLSPELHRHASVAAARQGQSLNDFVKDCISKGVSDKGNGPSSGRQPSHLRPVVVKPHRGK from the coding sequence ATGAGCGATAAAATACTGAGTCACAAAAACTATTCGGGATCGATCGAGGTCAGCCTGGAAGATGGCTGCCTGCATGGAGAAATCCTGTTCATTAACGACCTGGTCAGTTATGAGTCCGAGACCGTCGGCGGCCTGCAGGCCGTCTTTGAAGAAGCAGTGGATTCTTATCTGGACAAATGCCGGCGCGAGGGACTGGAGCCGGACAAGGCTTGCAGCGGCACCTTCAACGTGCGCTTGTCGCCCGAGCTGCATCGGCATGCCAGCGTGGCGGCAGCGAGGCAAGGGCAGTCTTTGAACGATTTCGTCAAGGACTGCATCAGTAAAGGCGTTTCGGATAAGGGGAATGGCCCCAGTTCAGGGCGGCAACCGAGCCATCTGCGCCCGGTAGTCGTCAAGCCGCATCGTGGCAAATAA